The genome window CCGAGACGCGGGCGGTGATCCGCGAGACGGTGCGACCAGACGTGCCAGTCGTACGAACGGGGCTTCCATGTCGCCTTTGGCTTCGGCCTTGCCATCGCCCGTTTCCGACTGCCGCGGGATCGGCACACCTGGATCTGTCCTGTCCCGGGATCCTGCGACCTGCGACCGAACCGAAGTGATACCGCTCCACGGACACCGCTGAACCATGTCGCGACTCTATCTGCAGATCTGGCTCGCCCTCCTGGGCATCCTCGCACTCTTCGCGGCTCTGGTGGCGGTAGCCTGGTGGATGCTGCCGAACGAAGAGGATGCGCCGAGATTCGCGGAGGGCGTGTCTGCCCTGGTTGCCGAGGCGCTCGGCCCTGCCCTCACGCCCGATTCGGAGCAGCAGGCCCGTCTCGATCGGATCGGCAAGCACATGCGTGGCGACGTGACGGTGCGTTCGGCCGAGGGGCGCGTCATCGCGGTCAAGGGGGAAGCGCTGCCGTGGCCCGAAGGAGGCGTGCGGTCGAGCGGGGTCGTTCATCGACAGCGGCATGGCCCCGTCTTCGCGCTCAAGCTCGACGACGGCCGGACCGTGTTCGTCCAGGGGCCCCACCGCCCGCATCCTCACCGACTGCTGTTGCCGCTGCTGTTGCTTCTCGTCACCACTGCGGCCGGCGCGTACTTCGTCGTGCGCCGGCTCACACGGCGGCTGGAGGTGCTGCGCACCCGTGTCGAGGCGCTCGGCCAGGGAGACATGTCGACCCGCGTCGCTGTGGAGGGTCGGGACGAGGTGGCCAGGCTGGCGAGCAGTTTCAACGATACGGCGGAGCGCATCGAGCGTCTCGTCCAGTCGCAGCGCTCACTGCTCGCCAACGTT of Betaproteobacteria bacterium contains these proteins:
- a CDS encoding HAMP domain-containing histidine kinase, with protein sequence MSRLYLQIWLALLGILALFAALVAVAWWMLPNEEDAPRFAEGVSALVAEALGPALTPDSEQQARLDRIGKHMRGDVTVRSAEGRVIAVKGEALPWPEGGVRSSGVVHRQRHGPVFALKLDDGRTVFVQGPHRPHPHRLLLPLLLLLVTTAAGAYFVVRRLTRRLEVLRTRVEALGQGDMSTRVAVEGRDEVARLASSFNDTAERIERLVQSQRSLLANVSHELRSPLSRMRMAIELLRTQPRDELFERIARDIAELDHLVGDLLESGRIEARGAVPDAEALDLLAVVAEEAAAHGLQAKGVPIAVRGDRRAIGRLVRNLIENAKRYAPGRVPDVSVGEWPPQGACIEVADRGPGIAEAERDRIFEPFYRAAGTVESGEGVGLGLALVRQIARLHGGEAQCLPRPGGGSIFRVTLKGAVAEGGRSA